In the Lepus europaeus isolate LE1 chromosome 10, mLepTim1.pri, whole genome shotgun sequence genome, CCtgggttcatgccccagatgtctTTTTAACAGTAGTTTGTTTGAATCGGGATCCATATAAGATTCACATGTTACGTTTGATTGAAAAATCTCTTCCGTTCTTCTAATCTATAGAAGTTTCTTTCTTCCCCTTGTTTACAGTGCCATTTGCTTGCTGAAGATCGTGGCCCTGTGTCCTGCAGAAGTGCCCACAGCATAGGATTTGTTGGTTGCAGGCTCGTGATGTGATCTCTTGTGTGTTTCCTGTGAATTGGTGCTTAAACCTGGGGACTTGGTAGTCGGgctgttctttttctctttccttgtttttctttttcttttcttttcttttttttttttttgggcaacAAAGCATTATAGGCAGTAGCTTGTGTCATGTCAGGACAAAGCCCAGCTATTAATCATATTATAATCCTCTCAAGTGTATTAAACCAACTCCCTTGGGTAGTTCCTGGGTCAGACCTGTTGAGGATAGAATTTATGTGGAAGGAAATGAGTGTCAGACAGGATTGTGATGTCTTCACAGAACCAGGTCTAACCCGCTGCTCACATTTTACAGTCTGGACGTGGGAGGGGTGGGACAGTGACTCGTTCAGGCTTCTGTGGCTAGAAGAGGTAAGCAGAGACCAGTACCCCTGCCTCTTGACTCCCATCCCAGTATCTCCATGTGCCCCAAGAATATTTGGGTGGCTCTTTTGAGTTGCAAGGGCTAGAAACCCAGCCCAAAgtggcagagtgagtgagtgagagagagagagaattgattggCACAAACTAAAAAGTTCCCAAGTGGATTCCTTCAGGTATAGCTATATCCAGGGCTATGCAGGTTATGGCTTCAGAACTTGAGCTCGTCCTCTCTCAGGTCGGCTTCCCTCTGTACCGGCCTCATTCTTAGATTGGCACTCCTCATGTGCTAATCCGAGCGGTCCCTGGCCACTCTCATCTTAAAGATAGCAATCCCAGTGGGAAAAGATCCCCCCTGccccaccttcccacctgcaccccagtAACGCCTATAGAAGACCTGTAATGCTCTCATTGCCTGTCTTAGGCCTTGTGCCTATTCTCAGGTTAATAACAGTGGTTCCTGGTGGGATGGGCTGGAGGGAGAGCACCGTGTTATAAACCATTCCTGGGACACCTGGAACCCACGGTTGGTCCCCAGAACCACATGGACTTGGGGCAGGCGTTTAGCCTCTCCAGTGTACttggagtttatttttatttttatttattttattcttctgaaAGAAAGTGCTTTTATAtacagtttcactccccaaatgcctgcaatatccagggaTGAGCCAtgctaaaaccagaagcctggaacttaatctgggtctccatgaaggtagcaggggcccaaccatgtgagccatcatgtgctgcctccctgggtgtaccttagctggaagctggattggaagtggagctgggacttaaacccgggcactctgacatTGGATTTCAGGTGTCCCAGATGGCGACTTAATCACTGTCAGATGCACACCCCAGTGCGTAGGTCGGATTCCTGCTCCACCTTCTGACtccacctcctgctaatgcagatcctgggaaacagtggtgatggctcaagtaatcagattcctcacccacaggggagacccaggacCCTGGTTTTAGTTCTTCTCCCTTtgcttctggccattgtgggcatttagagaagcAACCAGGAGGTGGGCTCTATCTCCTCTTGTTCACTCACTCTCTAACCCTCTGCTTCTCGacttaacaaataaaaactaaaaaaggaaaacacatggaCTGTATATGTTTCTGTGAAGGAAGACTGGTGTTGTTCTGCAAGAGAAGGAACCTGGAGGCCCACAAGATGAAACCGCAAAAATGCTATGCCATGTGAGACTGCTTGGCTCTTCTCAGCGGTTAATGTGTACGTTTTGGTTACAGGTGCAGTCTCTGCAGGCCACATTTGGGACTTTTGAGTCTATCCTGAGAAGCTCCCAACACAAACAGGACGTCACAGAGAAAGCCGTGAAGCAAGGGGAGAGCGAGATGAACCGCATCAGCGAAGTCCTGCAGAAGCTGCAGAACGAGATCCTCAAGGACCTCTCGGACGGCATCCACGTGGTGAGGGACGCCCGCGAGCGGGACTTCTCGTCCCTGGAGAACACGGTGGAGGAGCGGCTCACGGAGCTCACCAAGTCCATCAACGACAACATCGCCATCTTCACCGAGGTCCAGAAGAGGAGCCAGAAGGAGATCAACGACGTGAAGGCCAAGGTCGCCTCTCTGGAGGAGTCCGAGGGGTACAAGCAGGATCTAAAAGCCGTGAAGGCCGCGGTGAAGGAAATGCAGGCCTCGGCCGAGTCCAGGGAGAGGGACGTGGAGGCCCTGAGGAGCTCCCTGCAGGCCGTGGAGGCCGATGTCTACACGGAGGTCCGGGAGCTGGTGAGCCTCAAGCAGGAGCAGCAGGCGTTCAAGGAGGCCGCCGACAAGGAGCgcctggccctgcaggccctCACCGAGAAGCTTCTGCAGTCTGAGGAGTCTGTGTCCCACCTGCCCGAGGAGGTGAGGAGGCTCGAGGAGGAGCTGCACCAGCTCAAGGCTGATTCCCGCCGGCCCGAGGAAAATGGAGTCTTCGGAAGCTCGGATGCCTTGGAAGCGCTCCGGGAGAAGAGTCAGGGCCTGGACTCCAGGCTGCAGACCGTGGAGGACGGAGTCCACGCTGTGCAGGCGGCTGCCGAGCACCAGACTGAGAGCCTGGAGTTGCTCCtgtccaagagccaggagcacgAGCAGCGCCTGGCTGCGCTGCAGCAGCGCCTGGAAGGCCTGGGGGCCTCCCCGGAGGCTGACAAGGACGGCCTGGCCAGCACCgtgaggagcctgggggaggcccaGCTGGCGCTCTACACAGATGTGGAGGAGCTGAAGAGGAGCGTGGGCGAGCTCCCCAGCACCGTGGAGTCGCTCCAGAAGGTGCAGGAGGAGGTGCACACCCTGCTCGGGCAGGACCGCCCCCAGGCCGCCCCGCTGCCCCCGCAGGACGTCCTGGACAGACTCTCTTCTCTCGACAACCTGAAGGCCTCCGTGAGCCAAGTGGAGTCGGACTTGAAAATGCTCAGGACTGCCGTGGACAGCTTGGTGGCGTACTCGGTCAAAATCGAAGACAACGAGTTGAACGTGCGCTCGGCCAAGGGCTTGCTGGATGACCTGAGGAAAGACGTGGATAGGTTGTTTGTGCTGGTTGAAAAGATCTATGAGAAGATCTAAGGAGTTGTGTGTGGAGGCTGCGGATTTTAAGTCCAGTTTctcatgaccaaaaaaaaaaaaaaaaaaagttgttttctcCCCAGGGCCGCCTTCCTCAGTTTCGTGTCCCCTCTCAAAGAGCAGGTAGATGCCACCTGAACACGACGGCATTGCGTTCCTGTGCCCAGTTAATTTATTTGCAGTTATTCCCCCATACTGTTGATTTCTTACgttttctgcttctgcctttggtGGGTGTCCTGAAGGCCCAGCCCCACGCCTAGCAGGTGGTGCTTAGAAGGGACGTCCCTGACATCCTAGACAGGTGATAATGGCTCCAGCTGAGGGCTAACAGAAGCAGGTCAACTCCAGCCGCTCAAGGCCTGATGTCAAGTTAAACgcgtgggggatgggaggggcctTTTCTCTCTGATTGTCTCTAAGGAAacttcatttcactttttttttaaaaaaaaatatgtttggcCAGAGTTTTCATGAGACACCTCTCACTTGTCTTCCACTTTAACCTGGTTAAAACTCAGATGTCAGCTCTGAGTCGGGAGGGGCTGCTTGAGGGGTGCCTGCTGCTCACGGGTGTCCTTCCCGTCGTGGAATCACCTAGCGATCTCAAAGGTAACTATGCAAAGAATCCAGACGGTTCTGAACGTGAAGTGCAACACCCAGCGCAGTCCTCAGtgcccctctgtccccacccACAGGGGTCAGCCCTTAGGAAGGGTGCCAGGAGTGCCTAGGTGTAGAATCCCAGAAAGGGACGTGTTGTGGGTTCTTTCAGGAAGTGGGTTATGCGAGCTGTCCACCAAGGAAGGGGATGTCTGCTTGGAGAATGTAGGCCAGAGCGTTGTATTTGAACATGATGTCCACGTTGAGGTGTGCTGTCAGTGCAGGCCCATCTGCTGGTGGGGTGTGTGCACTGCGATTCTGTAGTTGTTGGCTGTGTCCCTCCCCCTTTGACCCGTATTGTTCTTTAATGGCTGTCTTgcccttcaaaaagaaaaaagaaaaaaaaaaaaaaaaaacactgaaaaggaaaaggaaaaaaaaaaaccagtttgtTTAGTTTACTGTGAAATGAACTGTATGGCTTATTTAcagtatttttaattcttaataaACACTTGAGCTTTGTTATGATTTTTCCAGAGTGGTTGCTTTCTGAAAATTTAGTAATGAGGATGTATTTTGTTTGTGTATTAGTCTGTTTGTCATTACTGTGACATAAAACCCGAGGCAGGCTGACTgtagaaagaaaagaggtttggggccggcgctgtggtgtaatgggtaaagccgttgcctgcagtgctggcatcccatatgggtgccggttctagtcccggctgctccacttcgatccatgctatagcctgggaaggcagtggaggatggaccaagtccttgggcccctgcacccgcatgggagacctggaggaagctcctggcttcagattgacgcagctccaggcattgtggctatctggatagtgaaccagtgggtagaagacctttctctctctctctctctctctctctctctctgcctctgcctctgcctctctgtaattctgcctttcaaataaaaaagttaaaaacaacaacaacaaaaggctTATATTGCCATCAGTTCTAGAGGCTCCAGTGCACGGCACTGGCATCAGTCGGCCCCAGGGAGGCCCTCGTagtggatggcaggggtgcatgggagagggagaagtcaCATCTGGGAACAGGAGGCCAGGCCGGTTCAGGCTTGACAGCTCAGGGATCCCACGTTCCCGTCCCAGGGAGCGTTGCCAGTAACCTGAGGGCTGCCGGCCAGGTCCTGACTCTAGAAGGTTCCACATCCTCTCCCAACACCACTGCTTGGGGGACCGAGcatccaacacatgaacttcagGGGATTGTATCCAAACCACAGCAAGCAGTTTGCAATACTCAGGACTGGAAAAAAGGTAAGGttttaatgttaacatttttttttttcaatcctaaAACCAAAATGGCCTGACTCTTGGGCCTAGAGGCATAATATGATGGACACTCAGACTGGTTTGAGGTCTGCTGGTCTACAACTCTGTTGGCCTCAGCAGATAGAATCTGCTGGGAGAGCTTTCAAAAAGTGCTCATGCCCAGCCCCCAGGGGTTTGGAGTGGGATGTAAAGGAGTGGCACCAGCGCCAGGATTGAGAACCAGGTCTTGGCCCTCTTGGCAACCTTCGGTCCAGGGACAGGGAGGCACCCTTGTTTCCCTCACTTCCCTAGGCCGCCTTCCTGCTACCACCTGGTCAGGACAGATGCTGTTTAATGAGCACCTGGTTGTTGCATGGCTGTGTGCCAGGTATTCTGCTGAGCACCATGTCGGCCTGTGTTGCTTCCTCCTCATATCTCCCCAAGATATGCAGTCCAGTTCCTCATTTCACAAAGGTAGCAGGTGAGAAGCATCCTGCAAGTTCACCTAGAAGGGGTTGAGCAGAGATTGGAACCCaggccctactttttttttttttttttaagatctgtttatttgaaagctagaagtacagagagagatggggagagagaggaagagagaaggaatcttccatcgggggtctgcactgtggcatggcgggtaaagctgctgcctgcagtgctggcatcccataggggtgccggtttgagtcccggctgctccacttctgatccagctctctgctatgacctgggaaaacagtagaagatggcccaactccttgggcccctgcacccacgtgggagacctggaggaagctcctggctttggatcggcacagctccggccattgcggccagttagggagtgaaccagcagatggaagacctctctctctctctctctctctgcctttccctctatctctgtgtaactctgactttcaaataaaatttttttttaaatcttccatcccctgttcactcccaagatggctgcaatggccagggctgggccaggctgaagccaagagccaggagcttctaggcctcccacatgaaagcaaggggcccaagcagttggaccaccttctgctactttcccgggtgcattagtagggagctggattggaagtggagcagccgggacttgaactggtggaggctttacctatgCCATAGTACCACGCTCTACTTGTAAAGTGGCCACGTCATCCACTGACGCCAGTGCAGGTGTGCACTGGCCTGTGGAGTGTCTGGCTTGCTTCAGGTCCTGAGGATGCAAGAGATCTTTTCTCTCCCCACCAGGAGCagtggtggccaggacccaagtgcACACGCAGTATCGTACCCTCCCTGTTGGCTGGGGACCTCACCACAACTTCTATCCTGAGCTTCGTGGTTTTCCCAGAGTGGTTTCCACGTCAGGATGGGCCCTTTAAGTTGGTTTCTGCTTTTACTTTAAAGGtctccatttttatttcaaaataaatgtctttgtttctgtctttattttcattttgaagtgTAAGAGTTGATACGTGCTCTTGGCTAACAGCTTTTACCCTGTTTTGGGGGAGTGTGCATCAGAAGCCCCCATTTGTGGAGGCCAGTTGATTGCATTGGGCATATTCTTGCCCTTCCTCCTGCCATTGTCTCTGCAGTCTCCCATCTTGGAGTGCTGAGGTTCTCATGTAATGTTACGGTAGAGGACGCTCACAAATGTCAGATAAATAATCCAGTATAAATAAGTGGGGAAGATAAATAAAAGGAATGCATTAGGAATCCACATGCTCTTGATGGGGCAGTTGGAGATAGGGCTTTACCCCACATAACAATCACAGGTCAGTCTCTGtgtatccattcattcactcattcaacatttACTGGGACCATAGCCAGAGAGTTTGCTAAGCATTTGTGAGTTAAAGATGCACAGGATAGGATCCCATCCTTAAAGGACTGTGGAAATTGGTAGGAGTCAGGAGGAGATACAGGTGAGCTACCCAGCTGTAAAGGAGAAAGGCAGGAGAGGCCGGTTTTGCCAGAGTTGGACTACAGGTGGGTAGATCAGGTTTGCAAAGGCCTGCGGGAAGTCCCTTGGAATGTTTCCATGAGTGATGGGAACCTTCAGGAAGTACTAGGTTATTCTGTCCTTTGAGCAGAATAGACACAAGTTGTTACAGGTGTAGATTAACCTGCACCAAGTGCAGATCCAGCACCAGGATAAGAGGCTGCAGTGATGGCgcgggcgctgtggcgtagcaggtaaagctgacgcctgcagctctggcatccccatatgggtgctggttcaagtcccggctgctccacttccaatccagctctctgctatggcctgggaaagcagtagaagatggcccaagtcctgggcccctgtacctacatgggagacccagaggaggctcctgactcctggctttggatcagcacagatctggctgttgcagccaactgaggagtgaaccagtggatggaagacctctctctatagctgtctttcaaataaatcaatcaatcttaaaaaaaaaaaaaaaaagaggctgcagTGTGCTAACAGTCCCCAGACAGGACTGTTGGCGCACTGGTGAGGGgactgctcctccacttctgggCAAGTCACAATgatgtgatgatggtggtggcagtggtgatgggaaCTTAAGGCTGCTGCTGGGAACGGTGATGGCAATGGAGGTGGTGATGGTTGTGATGATGTTGTAACTGCTGGATGAGGCAGTGGGTGGAGAGTGTTTAACTTTATGATAACATCTGGCACAGAGCGTTCCAAGGCTTATGCATGCAGTCAGACCAGAGGTTAAAAGACTGAAGTCCTTGTGTGCTGTTTGGTAGATAGGTGCTGCCCTGAGCCCCTAAGTGACCTCTCTTGGAACCACCATAGCTCTTCACAGTCCAGCAGCTAATAGGTTAATACCCTGGCAGAGCAGGGTGCCTACCAGCATTGGCCTGGATGGGTGGATTCCGTGCTTTACCAGTGATTAAATAATTGGTGTGTGTGGGAGCAATTTGTTTTAGAGAAATGACTACACGAGGAGGTGGGGAAACTTGATCCCAATCCTAACATGTGAGCAGGGTTGTCAGGTAACCAGGCCAATGGTGTTGGAAATGGCCTGCAGAGTTGAGAGTCCATGGGCAGTTGCGGAGAGAGCAGAGGCGGGCagcagggtggaggtggggctgaCCTGCAGAGGATGAGTTGTATTCTTTGAACTCTGGGGAATCACCACTTGGAAGCAGGGGTGGGAGTAATAACCATGATCGGAGCTGGGGCTTAGAGCGCCCCTCCCTGGCAGGATTGGAGGAGCGTAAGACAGAGGCAGGAGGACAATGGGAGGCTCAGTGGTCCAGGCCCCAACTGATGAGGCTGAACAACAGCAAAGGACCTGCAAATGAGGACTGAGATGGATTtctctttcatatttatttatttacttgaaaggcagagtgacacagagaggagagacagaacaagagatcttccattcactggctcactccccgaatggctacaacagcaggggctgactcagaccaaagccaggaggctggaactccatctgggtctcccatgtgggtggcaggggcccaaacacttgagccatgccctgcagccttcccaggtatgttagcagggagctggatcggaagtgaagccgctgggactccaactggcactacaatatgggatgctggctcaacACGCTGTGCAACCATGCCAGTCCCTTGCGGATGGATTTCAAAGCCATGCCCTATTAGACCCTCGGGGTGTACGtgggctgagggagggagagggggtaaGCTCACAGAGAGCCCCTGGGATGCCACGGTCCCAAGCTCCTAGCATTTACTATGGAATTAAGGAAGCAGATGAAGCtatggaagaaattaaaaacgTGAAGGAAAGGAACCCAGGGGCAAATGatcagagaaggaggaagaaaaaccaCTGGGGAGCCATGTCCAAGAAAACACGCATAGAGGAACTCCCCAGGAGGAACCTGGCCAGCAGCCACGGCGGTGTGCGTGTGCTCGTTAACCACCCATTACCAGATAGCAgtattaaaatttgtattaaattCATATtagaatattaatataatattaaatgcTTTCTGAAACTTCCCTAGTTGGGAACAGCTGGCTTGTAGTCTAGCGGTTAAGATCTCTGTGTTCCATGTTAGAGGCCTGGGTTCGgttcccggctccggctccggctcctgacttcagcttcctgctaatgcggcccctgggagtcagcagtgatggctccagtcactggctccct is a window encoding:
- the CKAP4 gene encoding cytoskeleton-associated protein 4, which gives rise to MPSAKQRGSKGGHGAASPAEKGAHPSGGADDVARKPPPAPQQPPPPAPQPPPPQQQHPPQHPQNQAHGKGGHRGGGRSSSSAAAAAAAAASSASCSRRLGRALNFLFYLALVAAAAFSGWCVHHVLEEVQQVRRSHQDFSRQREELGQGLQGVEQKVQSLQATFGTFESILRSSQHKQDVTEKAVKQGESEMNRISEVLQKLQNEILKDLSDGIHVVRDARERDFSSLENTVEERLTELTKSINDNIAIFTEVQKRSQKEINDVKAKVASLEESEGYKQDLKAVKAAVKEMQASAESRERDVEALRSSLQAVEADVYTEVRELVSLKQEQQAFKEAADKERLALQALTEKLLQSEESVSHLPEEVRRLEEELHQLKADSRRPEENGVFGSSDALEALREKSQGLDSRLQTVEDGVHAVQAAAEHQTESLELLLSKSQEHEQRLAALQQRLEGLGASPEADKDGLASTVRSLGEAQLALYTDVEELKRSVGELPSTVESLQKVQEEVHTLLGQDRPQAAPLPPQDVLDRLSSLDNLKASVSQVESDLKMLRTAVDSLVAYSVKIEDNELNVRSAKGLLDDLRKDVDRLFVLVEKIYEKI